The following are encoded together in the Vigna angularis cultivar LongXiaoDou No.4 chromosome 9, ASM1680809v1, whole genome shotgun sequence genome:
- the LOC108320458 gene encoding pectinesterase inhibitor: MDQSAKLLLVLALAVMAHQAAAHDAPKGNLIGGKETPTGKTLINKVCSDSPTKNLCVQVLSSDTLRSPDVDLKDLALISLRVAATNASGILTDTKILIDDDELDPDIQQGLADCKENILDAESQLEDTIAALMINSENDAQRWLKAALAAIDTCDASIPGDDDVLSVESAVFRKLCNIAILVIKELNNPTKS, from the coding sequence ATGGATCAGTCTGCAAAACTCTTGCTGGTGTTGGCTCTAGCTGTAATGGCACACCAAGCAGCTGCACACGACGCGCCGAAAGGAAACCTTATCGGCGGGAAGGAAACACCAACTGGAAAGACTCTGATCAACAAGGTATGCTCAGATTCCCCAACCAAAAACCTCTGCGTTCAGGTCCTCTCTTCTGACACACTCAGAAGCCCCGACGTAGACCTCAAAGACTTGGCACTCATTTCCCTTAGGGTTGCCGCCACAAACGCTTCGGGCATCCTCACCGACACCAAAATTCTCATCGACGACGACGAACTTGACCCTGATATCCAACAAGGTTTGGCTGATTGCAAGGAGAACATCCTGGACGCAGAAAGCCAGCTGGAGGACACCATTGCTGCCTTGATGATCAATTCTGAAAATGACGCTCAGCGCTGGCTCAAGGCTGCCTTGGCTGCTATCGACACCTGTGATGCCTCTATCCCCGGAGACGACGACGTTCTCTCCGTTGAGAGCGCCGTCTTCCGCAAGCTCTGCAACATCGCCATCCTTGTCATCAAGGAACTCAATAATCCAACGAAATCTTAA
- the LOC108320576 gene encoding rRNA-processing protein fcf2, with translation MAERKPVVGLSWQPQFSIPSSSKVTHGSHAKPHTEASNNALWKSSSELVDGLFVPPNNPKNLNKLLKKQAKDTAGNNWFNMPAQTITPELQKDLKLLKLRGALDPKRHYKKGDSKSKTLPKYFQVGTVVDSPLDFFSGRLTKKERKATLADELLSDQNLAAYRKRKVREIEEQNRPGGNEKWKIKGSNSRKRAKERRIY, from the exons ATGGCGGAGAGAAAACCAGTTGTAGGTTTATCATGGCAGCCACAGTTTTCTATTCCATCATCATCAAAAGTCACTCATGGGTCTCATGCCAAACCTCATACGGAGGCATCAAACAACGCTCTTTGGAAATCCAGTTCAGAGCTGGTTGATGGCCTTTTTGTCCCTCCAAACAATCCCAAAAATTTAAACAAGTTACTCAAAAAGCAAGCCAAAGATACTGCTGGGAATAATTG GTTCAATATGCCGGCCCAGACCATCACCCCTGAGCTACAAaaagatttgaaattgttgaag TTGAGGGGTGCCCTTGATCCAAAGCGTCATTACAAGAAAGGTGATTCCAAATCAAAGACACTTCCCAAATATTTCCAG GTTGGTACAGTTGTAGATTCTCCACTGGACTTCTTCTCGGGAAGATTAACAAAGAAGGAAAGGAAAGCAACACTTGCAGATGAGCTTCTTTCTGATCAAAACCTTGCAGCCTATAG GAAACGGAAGGTTCGAGAAATTGAAGAACAGAATCGACCAGGTGGGAATGAAAAGTGGAAGATTAAAGGTAGTAATTCCCGGAAGCGGGCTAAGGAAAGGAGAATTTACTGA
- the LOC108320574 gene encoding ABC transporter C family member 8 isoform X2 — MMMMEIFTGYTDDFSWICLKNFDFTSFCSQRSTIDTINLIFLCVFYASTIVTLIRRNFTNGSHTKSRFFLFVSVCCAITSVVFYSIALWSFVAKTGNSMANHLSWLACVVRGFVWTSLAVSLRVEEHKWIKVLNSVWWACSFALVSALQMEILFREHAIEIFNVLLWLLHTLLLFCAFQNLGYFVNQNELKSLSEPLLAREVDTEETGLGRASFLSKFTFSWVNSLLSLGYSRPLSLEDIPSLLSEDKAHLSHQNFMHAWQSLARERSKNNTKNLVFWSIVRTHLKENILISVYALLRTIAVTFSPLILYAFVNFSNSRDSGETDLREGLTIVGFLILSKVVDSMSQRHWFFCTRRSGLKMRSALMVAVYEKQLKLSNSARTRHSTGEIVNYIAVDAYRMGEFPWWFHLTWASTLQTLLSISILYGVVGVGALPGLIPLLVCGLINVPFAKILQKCMAQFMTSQDERLRATSEILNSMKIIKLQSWEDKFKSLVENLRAKEFIWLSNAQKLKAYGSLLYWMSPTIVSAVVFLGCAVFNSAPLNAGTIFTVLATLRNLAVPVRMIPEALSVLIQVKVNVFGNIAYVSQTSWIQSGTVRENIIFGKPMEKTRYESAIRVCALDKDINDFSHGDLTEIGQRGINMSGGQKQRIQLARAVYNDADIYLLDDPFSAVDAHTAAILFKDCVMTALREKTVILVTHQVEFLSEVDTILVMEGGKVTQSGKYENILTTGTAFEQLVSAHKEAITELDQNNENRTHREESQGVYKYQSEGEISTEGQLGMQLTQEEEKEIGDVGFKTFWDYISFSRGPLMLFYIILAQFAFIALQTASTVWLALAIDIPKITTAFLVGVYSLISFSGAAFVYIRALLTSYLGLNASKAFFTSFNTAIFNAPMLFFDSTPIGRILTRASSDLSILDFDIPYSITFVTCIPIEILVMIGVMVLVTWPVLIVAIPAIVASKYVQEYYQASSRQLMRINGTTKAPVMNFAAETSLGVVTVRAFDMVERFFKNYLKLVDTDATLFFHSNVATEWLLLRIEALQNLTVITSALLLVLFPQGYVSSGLVGLSLSYALSLTSSHIFWTRMYCNLLNYLISVERIKQFVHLPSEPPAIVKDHQPPSSWPSKGRIDLQALEIRYRPNSPLVLKGITCTFREGSRVGVVGRTGSGKSTLISALFRLVEPASGDILIDGINICSMGLKDLRMKLSIIPQEPTLFKGSIRTNLDPLGLYSDDEIWKALEKCQLKETISHLPNLLDSQVSDEGGNWSLGQRQLFCLGRVLLKRNRILVLDEATASIDSATDAILQRIIRQEFEACTVITVAHRVPTVIDSDMVMVLSYGKMVEYDEPSRLMDTNSSFSKLVAEYWASCSKNSS; from the exons atgatgatgatggagatTTTTACTGGATACACTGATGATTTCTCATGGATTTGTCTGAAGAATTTTGATTTCACTTCTTTCTGTTCACAAAGGAGCACAATAGACACTATAAATCTAATTTTCCTCTGTGTCTTCTACGCTTCCACCATTGTCACTTTAATCAGAAGAAATTTTACAAATGGAAGTCATACCAAAAGCaggtttttcctttttgtctCTGTCTGTTGTGCGATCACTAGTGTTGTGTTTTACAGTATTGCCCTGTGGAGTTTCGTAGCCAAAACTGGGAACTCCATGGCTAACCACCTCAGCTGGTTAGCATGCGTTGTACGAGGATTTGTTTGGACTTCTTTAGCAGTTTCTTTGCGTGTTGAGGAACACAAATGGATCAAAGTTCTAAACTCTGTCTGGTGGGCATGTTCCTTTGCACTAGTTTCGGCTCTCCAAATGGAAATTCTATTTAGAGAGCATGCAATAGAAATTTTCAATGTTCTACTATGGCTCTTACACACGCTTCTTCTCTTTTGTGCCTTCCAAAACCTTGGTTACTTTGTCAATCAAAATGAGCTAAAAAGTTTATCAGAACCATTGTTAGCTCGGGAAGTTGACACAGAAGAAACAGGACTAGGTCGTGCTTCCTTTCTGAGCAAGTTTACTTTCTCTTGGGTTAACTCCTTACTCAGTTTGGGCTACTCAAGGCCACTATCTCTTGAAGACATCCCTTCCCTTCTTTCTGAAGATAAGGCACACCTGTCCCACCAAAACTTCATGCATGCATGGCAATCCCTTGCGAGGGAGAGAAGCAAGAACAACACCAAGAACTTGGTGTTTTGGTCCATTGTTAGAACTCACTTAAAAGAGAACATATTAATATCTGTTTACGCATTGCTCAGAACCATTGCTGTGACTTTTTCTCCTTTAATACTCTATGCTTTTGTCAACTTTTCAAATAGTAGGGATTCCGGGGAGACAGATCTCAGAGAAGGTCTTACCATAGTGGGTTTTCTTATTCTCTCCAAAGTGGTTGATTCTATGTCACAGAGACACTGGTTTTTTTGTACCAGGAGGTCGGGGTTGAAGATGAGGTCAGCTCTGATGGTTGCAGTGTATGAAAAACAACTAAAGCTTTCAAACTCAGCAAGGACAAGACACTCGACAGGTGAAATTGTGAATTACATTGCTGTTGATGCGTATCGCATGGGAGAATTTCCATGGTGGTTTCATCTAACATGGGCAAGTACATTGCAAACTCTTCTATCTATCAGTATCCTGTATGGAGTTGTGGGAGTAGGTGCACTTCCCGGTTTAATCCCTCTTCTTGTATGTGGACTTATCAATGTACCATTTGCCAAGATCCTACAAAAATGCATGGCACAGTTCATGACTTCACAGGATGAGCGTCTTAGAGCAACTTCAGAAATTCTAAATAGCATGAAAATCATCAAGTTACAGTCCTGGGAAGACAAATTCAAGAGTTTGGTTGAGAACCTACGTGCAAAAGAGTTCATTTGGCTATCTAACGCACAGAAGTTGAAAGCATATGGGTCACTTTTATATTGGATGTCTCCTACCATCGTTTCTGCTGTTGTTTTCCTCGGTTGTGCTGTTTTCAATAGTGCTCCATTAAATGCCGGGACCATATTTACAGTTCTTGCAACGTTGAGGAACTTGGCAGTACCTGTTCGAATGATTCCGGAGGCTCTATCTGTTCTGATCCAAGTTAAG GTCAATGTGTTCGGCAACATAGCATATGTTTCTCAAACTTCTTGGATACAAAGTGGGACGGTTCGAGAGAATATAATCTTCGGCAAGCCAATGGAGAAAACAAGATACGAGAGTGCCATTAGAGTCTGTGCCTTGGATAAGGATATCAATGATTTTAGCCATGGTGATCTTACAGAAATAGGTCAGCGAGGGATTAACATGAGTGGAGGACAAAAGCAAAGGATTCAACTAGCTCGTGCTGTCTACAATGATGCTGACATTTATCTCCTCGATGACCCTTTCAGTGCAGTTGATGCTCACACTGCTGCTATCCTTTTCAAA GACTGCGTAATGACGGCTCTAAGAGAAAAAACAGTCATTCTAGTGACACATCAAGTGGAGTTTCTCTCAGAAGTTGATACAATCCTG GTAATGGAGGGTGGAAAAGTTACTCAATCAGGAAAGTATGAGAATATCTTAACGACTGGGACTGCCTTTGAACAACTTGTGAGCGCTCACAAGGAAGCAATTACAGAGTTGGATCAGAATAATGAGAACAGAACTCATAGAGAAGAGTCTCAAGGTGTTTATAAATATCAAAGTGAGGGGGAGATTTCTACGGAGGGTCAACTTGGGATGCAACTtacacaagaagaagaaaaagagattggTGATGTCGGCTTCAAGACATTCTGGGATTATATTTCCTTTTCCAGGGGTCCATTGATgctgttttatataattttggcACAATTTGCTTTTATTGCTTTGCAAACTGCATCAACGGTTTGGcttgctttagccattgataTTCCAAAAATAACTACTGCCTTCTTGGTTGGGGTGTActcattaatttcattttctggTGCTGCGTTTGTATATATAAGGGCTCTCTTGACCTCTTACCTTGGATTAAATGCTTCCAAAGCTTTCTTCACAAGTTTCAATACTGCTATCTTCAATGCTCCTATGCTGTTCTTTGACTCAACCCCCATAGGAAGGATTTTAACAAGA GCTTCATCAGATTTAAGTATTTTGGATTTTGACATACCTTATTCGATCACCTTTGTAACATGTATACCAATTGAAATTTTGGTAATGATTGGTGTAATGGTTTTAGTGACATGGCCAGTTCTCATTGTTGCCATTCCTGCAATAGTTGCATCAAAATATGTTCAG GAATATTATCAAGCCTCGTCAAGGCAATTAATGAGGATCAATGGAACCACGAAAGCTCCTGTGATGAATTTTGCAGCTGAAACATCACTTGGTGTTGTTACTGTGAGAGCATTCGATATGGTagaaagattttttaaaaactacttAAAGCTTGTAGACACAGACGCAACACTGTTTTTTCATTCTAATGTGGCCACGGAATGGTTACTTTTGAGGATTGAAGCACTTCAAAATTTGACAGTCATCACTTCAGCTTTGCTACTTGTTCTATTTCCTCAGGGATACGTGTCCTCAG GTCTTGTGGGACTATCTCTCTCTTACGCACTATCCTTGACGTCATCACATATATTTTGGACTCGAATGTATTGCAACTTATTAAACTATCTTATCTCTGTTGAAAGAATCAAGCAATTCGTTCACCTACCGTCAGAGCCTCCTGCTATTGTGAAGGACCACCAACCTCCATCTTCATGGCCTTCCAAAGGCAGGATTGACCTTCAAGCCTTAGAA ATTAGATACCGACCTAATTCTCCATTAGTGCTTAAGGGTATCACTTGCACGTTTAGAGAAGGGAGTAGAGTGGGAGTTGTAGGAAGAACCGGAAGTGGAAAGAGTACACTCATAAGTGCTTTGTTTCGCTTAGTTGAGCCAGCAAGCGGTGACATTCTCATAGATGGGATTAACATATGCTCAATGGGGTTGAAGGATTTGAGAATGAAACTAAGCATCATCCCTCAGGAACCAACTCTTTTCAAGGGCAGCATCAGAACCAACTTGGACCCTTTAGGCCTGTATTCAGATGATGAGATATGGAAG GCTTTAGAGAAATGTCAGCTTAAGGAAACTATCAGCCATCTTCCAAATCTCTTAGACTCTCAGG TGAGTGATGAAGGTGGAAATTGGAGCTTGGGACAACGGCAACTGTTTTGTCTTGGAAGAGTACTGCTAAAGAGGAACAGAATTCTTGTTCTGGATGAAGCCACTGCCTCCATTGACTCTGCCACAGATGCAATTCTACAAAGAATTATCAGACAAGAGTTTGAAGCATGCACAGTTATTACAGTGGCTCACAGGGTTCCCACTGTTATAGACAGTGATATGGTTATGGTCCTCTCCTATG GGAAAATGGTGGAATATGATGAGCCTTCGAGACTAATGGATACCAACTCTTCATTCTCCAAGCTGGTAGCTGAATATTGGGCCAGCTGCAGCAAGAATTCCTCCTAA
- the LOC108320574 gene encoding ABC transporter C family member 8 isoform X1 codes for MMMMEIFTGYTDDFSWICLKNFDFTSFCSQRSTIDTINLIFLCVFYASTIVTLIRRNFTNGSHTKSRFFLFVSVCCAITSVVFYSIALWSFVAKTGNSMANHLSWLACVVRGFVWTSLAVSLRVEEHKWIKVLNSVWWACSFALVSALQMEILFREHAIEIFNVLLWLLHTLLLFCAFQNLGYFVNQNELKSLSEPLLAREVDTEETGLGRASFLSKFTFSWVNSLLSLGYSRPLSLEDIPSLLSEDKAHLSHQNFMHAWQSLARERSKNNTKNLVFWSIVRTHLKENILISVYALLRTIAVTFSPLILYAFVNFSNSRDSGETDLREGLTIVGFLILSKVVDSMSQRHWFFCTRRSGLKMRSALMVAVYEKQLKLSNSARTRHSTGEIVNYIAVDAYRMGEFPWWFHLTWASTLQTLLSISILYGVVGVGALPGLIPLLVCGLINVPFAKILQKCMAQFMTSQDERLRATSEILNSMKIIKLQSWEDKFKSLVENLRAKEFIWLSNAQKLKAYGSLLYWMSPTIVSAVVFLGCAVFNSAPLNAGTIFTVLATLRNLAVPVRMIPEALSVLIQVKVSFDRLNTFLFDEELDTSDGNKSYNRSSINAVEIQAGNFIWDHESVSLTLRDVNLEIKWGQKIAICGPVGAGKSSLLYAVLGEISKISGTVNVFGNIAYVSQTSWIQSGTVRENIIFGKPMEKTRYESAIRVCALDKDINDFSHGDLTEIGQRGINMSGGQKQRIQLARAVYNDADIYLLDDPFSAVDAHTAAILFKDCVMTALREKTVILVTHQVEFLSEVDTILVMEGGKVTQSGKYENILTTGTAFEQLVSAHKEAITELDQNNENRTHREESQGVYKYQSEGEISTEGQLGMQLTQEEEKEIGDVGFKTFWDYISFSRGPLMLFYIILAQFAFIALQTASTVWLALAIDIPKITTAFLVGVYSLISFSGAAFVYIRALLTSYLGLNASKAFFTSFNTAIFNAPMLFFDSTPIGRILTRASSDLSILDFDIPYSITFVTCIPIEILVMIGVMVLVTWPVLIVAIPAIVASKYVQEYYQASSRQLMRINGTTKAPVMNFAAETSLGVVTVRAFDMVERFFKNYLKLVDTDATLFFHSNVATEWLLLRIEALQNLTVITSALLLVLFPQGYVSSGLVGLSLSYALSLTSSHIFWTRMYCNLLNYLISVERIKQFVHLPSEPPAIVKDHQPPSSWPSKGRIDLQALEIRYRPNSPLVLKGITCTFREGSRVGVVGRTGSGKSTLISALFRLVEPASGDILIDGINICSMGLKDLRMKLSIIPQEPTLFKGSIRTNLDPLGLYSDDEIWKALEKCQLKETISHLPNLLDSQVSDEGGNWSLGQRQLFCLGRVLLKRNRILVLDEATASIDSATDAILQRIIRQEFEACTVITVAHRVPTVIDSDMVMVLSYGKMVEYDEPSRLMDTNSSFSKLVAEYWASCSKNSS; via the exons atgatgatgatggagatTTTTACTGGATACACTGATGATTTCTCATGGATTTGTCTGAAGAATTTTGATTTCACTTCTTTCTGTTCACAAAGGAGCACAATAGACACTATAAATCTAATTTTCCTCTGTGTCTTCTACGCTTCCACCATTGTCACTTTAATCAGAAGAAATTTTACAAATGGAAGTCATACCAAAAGCaggtttttcctttttgtctCTGTCTGTTGTGCGATCACTAGTGTTGTGTTTTACAGTATTGCCCTGTGGAGTTTCGTAGCCAAAACTGGGAACTCCATGGCTAACCACCTCAGCTGGTTAGCATGCGTTGTACGAGGATTTGTTTGGACTTCTTTAGCAGTTTCTTTGCGTGTTGAGGAACACAAATGGATCAAAGTTCTAAACTCTGTCTGGTGGGCATGTTCCTTTGCACTAGTTTCGGCTCTCCAAATGGAAATTCTATTTAGAGAGCATGCAATAGAAATTTTCAATGTTCTACTATGGCTCTTACACACGCTTCTTCTCTTTTGTGCCTTCCAAAACCTTGGTTACTTTGTCAATCAAAATGAGCTAAAAAGTTTATCAGAACCATTGTTAGCTCGGGAAGTTGACACAGAAGAAACAGGACTAGGTCGTGCTTCCTTTCTGAGCAAGTTTACTTTCTCTTGGGTTAACTCCTTACTCAGTTTGGGCTACTCAAGGCCACTATCTCTTGAAGACATCCCTTCCCTTCTTTCTGAAGATAAGGCACACCTGTCCCACCAAAACTTCATGCATGCATGGCAATCCCTTGCGAGGGAGAGAAGCAAGAACAACACCAAGAACTTGGTGTTTTGGTCCATTGTTAGAACTCACTTAAAAGAGAACATATTAATATCTGTTTACGCATTGCTCAGAACCATTGCTGTGACTTTTTCTCCTTTAATACTCTATGCTTTTGTCAACTTTTCAAATAGTAGGGATTCCGGGGAGACAGATCTCAGAGAAGGTCTTACCATAGTGGGTTTTCTTATTCTCTCCAAAGTGGTTGATTCTATGTCACAGAGACACTGGTTTTTTTGTACCAGGAGGTCGGGGTTGAAGATGAGGTCAGCTCTGATGGTTGCAGTGTATGAAAAACAACTAAAGCTTTCAAACTCAGCAAGGACAAGACACTCGACAGGTGAAATTGTGAATTACATTGCTGTTGATGCGTATCGCATGGGAGAATTTCCATGGTGGTTTCATCTAACATGGGCAAGTACATTGCAAACTCTTCTATCTATCAGTATCCTGTATGGAGTTGTGGGAGTAGGTGCACTTCCCGGTTTAATCCCTCTTCTTGTATGTGGACTTATCAATGTACCATTTGCCAAGATCCTACAAAAATGCATGGCACAGTTCATGACTTCACAGGATGAGCGTCTTAGAGCAACTTCAGAAATTCTAAATAGCATGAAAATCATCAAGTTACAGTCCTGGGAAGACAAATTCAAGAGTTTGGTTGAGAACCTACGTGCAAAAGAGTTCATTTGGCTATCTAACGCACAGAAGTTGAAAGCATATGGGTCACTTTTATATTGGATGTCTCCTACCATCGTTTCTGCTGTTGTTTTCCTCGGTTGTGCTGTTTTCAATAGTGCTCCATTAAATGCCGGGACCATATTTACAGTTCTTGCAACGTTGAGGAACTTGGCAGTACCTGTTCGAATGATTCCGGAGGCTCTATCTGTTCTGATCCAAGTTAAGGTATCTTTTGATCGTCTCAATACCTTTTTGTTTGACGAAGAACTTGATACCAGTGATGGTAACAAAAGCTATAACCGAAGTTCAATTAATGCGGTAGAAATCCAAGCTGGCAACTTCATTTGGGACCATGAATCAGTGTCCCTAACTTTAAGAGATGTGAATTTAGAAATCAAATGGGGACAGAAAATTGCAATTTGTGGGCCAGTTGGAGCTGGAAAATCATCTCTTTTGTATGCAGTATTAGGAGAGATTTCCAAGATATCAGGAACT GTCAATGTGTTCGGCAACATAGCATATGTTTCTCAAACTTCTTGGATACAAAGTGGGACGGTTCGAGAGAATATAATCTTCGGCAAGCCAATGGAGAAAACAAGATACGAGAGTGCCATTAGAGTCTGTGCCTTGGATAAGGATATCAATGATTTTAGCCATGGTGATCTTACAGAAATAGGTCAGCGAGGGATTAACATGAGTGGAGGACAAAAGCAAAGGATTCAACTAGCTCGTGCTGTCTACAATGATGCTGACATTTATCTCCTCGATGACCCTTTCAGTGCAGTTGATGCTCACACTGCTGCTATCCTTTTCAAA GACTGCGTAATGACGGCTCTAAGAGAAAAAACAGTCATTCTAGTGACACATCAAGTGGAGTTTCTCTCAGAAGTTGATACAATCCTG GTAATGGAGGGTGGAAAAGTTACTCAATCAGGAAAGTATGAGAATATCTTAACGACTGGGACTGCCTTTGAACAACTTGTGAGCGCTCACAAGGAAGCAATTACAGAGTTGGATCAGAATAATGAGAACAGAACTCATAGAGAAGAGTCTCAAGGTGTTTATAAATATCAAAGTGAGGGGGAGATTTCTACGGAGGGTCAACTTGGGATGCAACTtacacaagaagaagaaaaagagattggTGATGTCGGCTTCAAGACATTCTGGGATTATATTTCCTTTTCCAGGGGTCCATTGATgctgttttatataattttggcACAATTTGCTTTTATTGCTTTGCAAACTGCATCAACGGTTTGGcttgctttagccattgataTTCCAAAAATAACTACTGCCTTCTTGGTTGGGGTGTActcattaatttcattttctggTGCTGCGTTTGTATATATAAGGGCTCTCTTGACCTCTTACCTTGGATTAAATGCTTCCAAAGCTTTCTTCACAAGTTTCAATACTGCTATCTTCAATGCTCCTATGCTGTTCTTTGACTCAACCCCCATAGGAAGGATTTTAACAAGA GCTTCATCAGATTTAAGTATTTTGGATTTTGACATACCTTATTCGATCACCTTTGTAACATGTATACCAATTGAAATTTTGGTAATGATTGGTGTAATGGTTTTAGTGACATGGCCAGTTCTCATTGTTGCCATTCCTGCAATAGTTGCATCAAAATATGTTCAG GAATATTATCAAGCCTCGTCAAGGCAATTAATGAGGATCAATGGAACCACGAAAGCTCCTGTGATGAATTTTGCAGCTGAAACATCACTTGGTGTTGTTACTGTGAGAGCATTCGATATGGTagaaagattttttaaaaactacttAAAGCTTGTAGACACAGACGCAACACTGTTTTTTCATTCTAATGTGGCCACGGAATGGTTACTTTTGAGGATTGAAGCACTTCAAAATTTGACAGTCATCACTTCAGCTTTGCTACTTGTTCTATTTCCTCAGGGATACGTGTCCTCAG GTCTTGTGGGACTATCTCTCTCTTACGCACTATCCTTGACGTCATCACATATATTTTGGACTCGAATGTATTGCAACTTATTAAACTATCTTATCTCTGTTGAAAGAATCAAGCAATTCGTTCACCTACCGTCAGAGCCTCCTGCTATTGTGAAGGACCACCAACCTCCATCTTCATGGCCTTCCAAAGGCAGGATTGACCTTCAAGCCTTAGAA ATTAGATACCGACCTAATTCTCCATTAGTGCTTAAGGGTATCACTTGCACGTTTAGAGAAGGGAGTAGAGTGGGAGTTGTAGGAAGAACCGGAAGTGGAAAGAGTACACTCATAAGTGCTTTGTTTCGCTTAGTTGAGCCAGCAAGCGGTGACATTCTCATAGATGGGATTAACATATGCTCAATGGGGTTGAAGGATTTGAGAATGAAACTAAGCATCATCCCTCAGGAACCAACTCTTTTCAAGGGCAGCATCAGAACCAACTTGGACCCTTTAGGCCTGTATTCAGATGATGAGATATGGAAG GCTTTAGAGAAATGTCAGCTTAAGGAAACTATCAGCCATCTTCCAAATCTCTTAGACTCTCAGG TGAGTGATGAAGGTGGAAATTGGAGCTTGGGACAACGGCAACTGTTTTGTCTTGGAAGAGTACTGCTAAAGAGGAACAGAATTCTTGTTCTGGATGAAGCCACTGCCTCCATTGACTCTGCCACAGATGCAATTCTACAAAGAATTATCAGACAAGAGTTTGAAGCATGCACAGTTATTACAGTGGCTCACAGGGTTCCCACTGTTATAGACAGTGATATGGTTATGGTCCTCTCCTATG GGAAAATGGTGGAATATGATGAGCCTTCGAGACTAATGGATACCAACTCTTCATTCTCCAAGCTGGTAGCTGAATATTGGGCCAGCTGCAGCAAGAATTCCTCCTAA